GAGGAGCGTCGGGATGGACGGCCGGAGGCGGGTCAGCGCGCAGGCTTCTCGGCGGCCCCCCCGGCTCCCGGAATGGGCGGAGGACCGCGCAGGTACCGCTCCACCGCTCCGTGCGGGCCCCCCGCCGCCACGTCGAGGGGCAGGCGGCCGCGGCCGTCGGGGAGGTCGAGGCGCGCCCCGGCCCGGTGCAGCGCCGCTAGCGTCTCCAGAAAGCCGGAGCGGGCCGCATCGTGCGCCGGGAGGCAGCCGGTGCGCGGGTCGGGGCGGTTGGGGTCGGCTCCGTGTCgcagcagcagctcggccaCCCGCGGGCTGCCCAGCATCATCACCTGCGGGGAGAGACAGCG
This sequence is a window from Vidua chalybeata isolate OUT-0048 chromosome Z, bVidCha1 merged haplotype, whole genome shotgun sequence. Protein-coding genes within it:
- the LOC128782269 gene encoding cyclin-dependent kinase 4 inhibitor B-like, giving the protein MGLLGVKGGFPSLLQDTSAGDCLCSAAARGDHKEVKKLLQAGVDPNGTNAFGRTPLQVMMLGSPRVAELLLRHGADPNRPDPRTGCLPAHDAARSGFLETLAALHRAGARLDLPDGRGRLPLDVAAGGPHGAVERYLRGPPPIPGAGGAAEKPAR